AGCCCATTATACCTAATCCCTGTGGATAAAATGTGGATAACTATTCTTTCGTTCAATTTTTCCCTCAAGAATTGAAAATATTTACTTTTCCTCTTGACCCGTTTTACTTCAGGCAATATATTGATCCCTGCCAACCAAGACGTTTTTTCTTTTTTACATTTTTTACCAGCCTAAAGGCAGTTTTTTAATACAGTTACCACATACCTTAATTAGGATATTTTATGGCTGAAGCTATGGAATTTCCTTTTGCAGATTCGGATGGGCAAAAGGAACAAATCAAATCTCTTGTAGAGGAACAAGTCCGCGAAATCGAACGTTCAGAAAACGGAAAAACTGCCGTTCCTGAACCCTATACGATAGAATCTTATTACAAAGGCGACAATCTCGGCGCCGATATTCTTAAAAATAAATACCTCGCTCCTTGGGAGCAGCATCCGTACCAACTCTGGCAGCGGCAAGCTCAGGCGTTGGCCGGGGTTGAAAAAACCAAACGCCTGCAAACCGAGTGGGAAGAAAAATTTATGTCCATTTTAGAGGACTTTCGATTCACGCCCGGAGGACGCATCATGCACGGTGCCGGCCGTGACGACATTACCACAACGCTCAATAACTGCTATGTGGTAGGCATTCAGGACGACTCAATCAATGCGATATATAAAACGATTGAAGAAGAGGCGCGGACTTATAAATTTGGCGGTGGATGCGGTCATGACTTATCCGTCCTTCGCCCTTCCGGGGATACCATCAATGGGACCGGTGGTGAATCATGCGGTCCTGTAGGATTCATGAACCTATTCAGCGAAAATACCAATACTATCGCCCAACATGGACGGCGTGGCGCAAATATGCAGACGCTTCGCGTGGACCATCCTGACATTGAAAAATTTATCAGCATTAAAACCGGTAACGTTGATATGGTGAAATATTCGAATATTTCTGTTCTATTAACGCATCAATTTATGGATGCAGTCGAGAAAGACTCTGATTTTGATCTCTGCTGGGACGGAAAAATTTACAAAACCATCCAAGCACGCAAACTATGGGATACTATCATTCATCACGCGCACACTAGCGCCGAACCGGGACTGCTTTTCTGGGAAACCATGACAGATTATCATAATGCAGAATATTGTAGCCCACTTGTGTCCACAAATCCTTGCGCCGAGCAACCTTTGCCGGATGGAGGATGTTGTAATCTCGGCTCTATCAACCTTGAACGATATGTTGATGACAAAGGAAATTTTATGATAGATTCGTTTAAAGAATGCGTGCAATACGCCACAAGATTTTTAGATAATGTCATTGATTATAATCTGGACCGCCATGCGCTGGAAACCCAGCAGGTTAATGCCAAAAATGACCGCCGTATCGGCCTCGGAATCCTCGGACTTGGTGATATGCTCGTAAAGATGGGCATCAAATACGATAGTAATGATGCATTGGAAACGATTGATCAGGTTATGAAAATTTTCCGTGATACATCCTATGAAACCAGCGCTAATCTTGCGCGAGAAAAAGGCGGTTTTCCAAATTTTGACTGGGAAGGCTACCACAAAAGTAAATTCGTTAAAAATCTTCCTAAACGACTCCGGGATAAAATTCAGGAGAACGGTGTACGAAATGCTACCATTCTGACGGTGCCTCCCACGGGAAGTGGTGCCATTGTTGCACAAGTCACCTCTGGAATTGAACCCATTTTTGCAACATCCTACATGCGTCGTGTAAAGAAAAATGATGGCGGTTATGGAAAAACATTTTCTGAATACAAAGTTGTACATCCCGTCATTGAAAAACTATTTGGCTCAGATAAAAATCTTCCAGACCACGTTGTTACCGCACATGACATTGATCCGTATTTTCGGGTAAAACTGCAAGGTGTAATCCAAAAATATATTGATTCATCCATTTCTTCAACGGTGAATCTTCCGAATAATATTGATGTTGAGGCGGTTGGTGATATTTATATGACGGCGTATAAAGAAGGTTTAAAAGGTATTACTGTGTACCGTGAAGGCAGTCGTGAAGGAATTCTCATCACCGATAAAAAAGAAGATCTTTCTACAAACGGTGAAATAGATGAGGAACTTCAGACAAAAGCCCGAGGAACTAAGGCACCGCGAAACCGACCCGGCATTACTCAAGGGCAAACTAGAAGAATCCGAACCGGCGAAGGATCCCTTTATATTACTATTAATGAAGATGAAAACGGTTTATGTGAAATTTTTACGACCATCGGAAAGGCAGGTGGAAACGCCGCTGCACAGTCCGAAGCGATAAGTCGGCTTATTTCTTTGGCATTGCGATCTGGAATCAACCCAACCTCAATTGTGAAACAACTAAAAGGAATTAGCGGTCCAAATCCCGCCTGGGAAGATGGCCGGCTTGTGCTTTCTACCCCTGATGCTATCGGAAAAGCATTGGATGACTACCTGAAAGACATCCAGACTAAAGATCAAAAGGATGAACATCCAAGTGCACAATTCACTATGGTGTCCGAGGCAGAAACCAGCGGGAAACCTGTTACGGATTTTACATTTAAAAATATCACAACTTGTCCGGACTGCGGGAGCACCGTCAATCATGAAGCCGGATGCGTTACGTGCCCCGGATGTGGTTTTTCAAAATGTGAATAAAAATAATTATTCCACCTAAAATAAAAAAGCCCCTTGAGAACCAAGGGGCTTTTTTATACCGCTTAATTTTTACCTT
The sequence above is drawn from the Candidatus Neomarinimicrobiota bacterium genome and encodes:
- a CDS encoding adenosylcobalamin-dependent ribonucleoside-diphosphate reductase, which produces MAEAMEFPFADSDGQKEQIKSLVEEQVREIERSENGKTAVPEPYTIESYYKGDNLGADILKNKYLAPWEQHPYQLWQRQAQALAGVEKTKRLQTEWEEKFMSILEDFRFTPGGRIMHGAGRDDITTTLNNCYVVGIQDDSINAIYKTIEEEARTYKFGGGCGHDLSVLRPSGDTINGTGGESCGPVGFMNLFSENTNTIAQHGRRGANMQTLRVDHPDIEKFISIKTGNVDMVKYSNISVLLTHQFMDAVEKDSDFDLCWDGKIYKTIQARKLWDTIIHHAHTSAEPGLLFWETMTDYHNAEYCSPLVSTNPCAEQPLPDGGCCNLGSINLERYVDDKGNFMIDSFKECVQYATRFLDNVIDYNLDRHALETQQVNAKNDRRIGLGILGLGDMLVKMGIKYDSNDALETIDQVMKIFRDTSYETSANLAREKGGFPNFDWEGYHKSKFVKNLPKRLRDKIQENGVRNATILTVPPTGSGAIVAQVTSGIEPIFATSYMRRVKKNDGGYGKTFSEYKVVHPVIEKLFGSDKNLPDHVVTAHDIDPYFRVKLQGVIQKYIDSSISSTVNLPNNIDVEAVGDIYMTAYKEGLKGITVYREGSREGILITDKKEDLSTNGEIDEELQTKARGTKAPRNRPGITQGQTRRIRTGEGSLYITINEDENGLCEIFTTIGKAGGNAAAQSEAISRLISLALRSGINPTSIVKQLKGISGPNPAWEDGRLVLSTPDAIGKALDDYLKDIQTKDQKDEHPSAQFTMVSEAETSGKPVTDFTFKNITTCPDCGSTVNHEAGCVTCPGCGFSKCE